The following proteins are encoded in a genomic region of Ostrea edulis chromosome 7, xbOstEdul1.1, whole genome shotgun sequence:
- the LOC125654490 gene encoding pre-mRNA-splicing factor ISY1 homolog, whose product MSKEQERPYPATECEDLVRAKEWRQEIIDEISRKMEQIQNAGLGEFKLIDLNDQINILLLEKGEWDEQIQILGGPDYKEIGPKMMKLEWKEVPGNERYKYFGATKDLPGIRELFQQEGSPPCKKRRLRLFIDADYCGSPPPLKKRLLRLTNDVDDDCHGCKDEGIGLIVAKEEEMEERVPEDTAIEEEEEVEEVEKIEEDVEEEEEVDVVEEEKPYYTRMHAFVNILCVWTTPFTLRDLGLSILVS is encoded by the exons ATGTCCAAGGAGCAG GAAAGACCTTACCCTGCAACAGAATGTGAGGACTTAGTAAGAGCAAAAGAATGGAGGCAAGAAATTATCGACGAAATCTCCAGGAAGATGGAGCAGATTCAGAATG CTGGTCTTGGAGAATTCAAGCTGATAGATCTGAACGATCAGATTAACATACTTCTACTTGAGAAGGGAGAATGGGATGAACAGATCCAGATCCTTGGGGGTCCTGATTACAAG GAAATTGGACCCAAGATGATGAAACTTGAGTGGAAAGAAGTTCCCGGAAACgaaagatataaatattttggtGCCACTAAAGATCTCCCTGGCATCAGGGAATTATTTCAACAAGAAG GATCCCCTCCTTGCAAGAAGAGACGACTCAGGCTGTTTATCGATGCTGATTACTGCGGTT CACCCCCTCCTCTCAAGAAGAGACTACTCAGGCTGACGAATGATGTAGATGATGATTGCCATGGTTGTAAGGATGAAGGCATTGGTCTCATTGTTGCTAAGGAAGAGGAGATGGAGGAGAGAG TTCCTGAGGACACAGCAattgaggaggaggaggaagtgGAAGAGGTGGAGAAAATAGAGGAAGATgttgaggaggaggaggaagtaGATGTGGTGGAGGAGGAAAAACCATATTATACCAGGATGCATGCATTTGTTAAT ATTTTATGTGTCTGGACCACACCTTTCACACTGCGAGACTTGGGGCTATCAATCCTGGTCAGCTGA
- the LOC130047535 gene encoding haloacid dehalogenase-like hydrolase domain-containing 5: MSHSPLKMFTRFHDMHTLICGQGPIEGIARDLGFTNITTVDQLKDLFPNLDMVDHSHRKVEPCPIKFANFKPIEAVILFGEPNQWDSKLQLLVDVLVSNGMPSQAPKEFPSTHLPILACNMDLFWMAEASMPRFGHGMFLTFLETAYQQYTGRELKYSALLGKPSMFTYHHADNILWQHAQRLGFKRLKSLYCVGDNPNTDISGANVYDRYLKKRHSHKVQKRMKRKMAATGSGIVADFEFEEEEEEDLISEEAGEANYSTSCTSVLVCTGIYTNSHSASQRNHRDFVLDPELVKPKYTTANVLESVQLVLEKEKFL; the protein is encoded by the exons ATGTCCCACAGTCCCCTCAAAATGTTTACTCGCTTTCACGACATGCACACCCTGATCTGTGGCCAGGGGCCCATCGAGGGGATCGCCCGAGACCTTGGCTTCACCAATATCACAACTGTCGACCAACTCAaggatttatttccaaatttagACATGGTGGACCACTCTCATCGGAAAGTTGAG CCCTGTCCTATAAAATTTGCCAACTTTAAACCGATAGAAG CTGTGATTTTATTTGGGGAACCAAATCAATGGGACTCGAAGCTTCAGCTACTTGTGGATGTCCTGGTCAGCAATGGAATGCCCTCCCAAGCCCCCAAGGAGTTCCCCTCCACCCATCTACCCATTCTGGCCTGTAACATGGACCTGTTTTGGATGGCGGAGGCATCTATGCCAAG ATTTGGACATGGAATGTTTTTGACGTTTCTGGAAACTGCTTATCAA CAATACACAGGGAGGGAGCTAAAATACTCTGCATTACTAGGAAAGCCCAGCATGTTTACATACCACCATGCTGACAATATTTTATGGCAACATGCACAACGACTCGGATTCAAAAGACTAAAATCTCTGTACTGTGTTGG AGACAATCCAAACACCGACATCTCCGGAGCTAATGTATACGACCGTTACCTGAAAAAACGACATTCACACAAAGTTCAGAAGAGAATGAAGCGTAAAATGGCCGCAACGGGAAGTGGGATTGTGGCAGATTTTGAAtttgaggaggaggaggaggaggaccTGATATCTGAGGAAGCTGGAGAGGCGAATTATTCCACGAGTTGTACCTCCGTTCTGGTGTGTACGGGGATCTACACCAATAGTCACAGTGCATCTCAGCGTAACCATAGAGATTTTGTTCTTGATCCCGAACTTGTGAAACCAAAATACACAACCGCAAATGTCCTGGAATCCGTGCAGCTTGTGTTAGAAAAGGAGAAGTTTTTATGA